The Hydra vulgaris chromosome 11, alternate assembly HydraT2T_AEP genome contains a region encoding:
- the LOC136087470 gene encoding uncharacterized protein LOC136087470: MEDINSIICIGVDGKVDKDTLFYREVKYPNGKINLRKDKQSEHHLTFTVESGSEIGSYLTHRVIPIKGATGLLLGDEVASVLNEFKIAHSLKAILLDNTATNTGWKSGLVTAVEKKINSKLHIIGCSLHQNELPFRAIFKHLDGGTKSPNLFSGPIGKLCENNYQDLPQVDFIKISGHLDNIHFHEKTLKDLSCDQRLLLEYVLGVSKGNVDHKYAKWKIGPLNHSRWLTLAIRLLCIWTRGTYLPEMQDKLQQIIKFIVQVYAVSWFEIKLDNKFHNQQLYIFNMIKRIKEQSEEIKTIALKNLQHNAFALLPENLLYSMMKSDEYKVREAATRKILSIRNMTVHTTRLNKITAINTDAYHWSDLVDLSQTGICEPALTEHILSQHLQESLLNGTKFELPVLPSHTQSVERAVKMTSEACHTVYGIEARHKHIIAKKLSRQKRPNFSSKGSYCQKYDDVVI; encoded by the exons ATGGAAGATATTAATAGCATAATATGTATTGGAGTTGATGGAAAAGTTGACAAAGACACTTTATTTTACAGAGAAGTTAAGTATCCAAAcggaaaaattaatttaagaaaagaTAAACAGTCAGAGCACCATTTAACTTTTACAGTAGAGTCTGGGTCTGAAATTGGATCATATCTTACTCACAGAGTCATTCCAATTAAAGGTGCTACAGGACTTTTGTTAGGAGATGAAGTTGCTAGTGTCTTAAATGAATTTAAGATTGCTCATTCTCTAAAAGCTATCCTCCTTGATAATACTGCTACTAACACTGGTTGGAAAAGTGGGCTTGTAACagctgtagaaaaaaaaattaatagcaaaTTGCACATTATTGGCTGTTCACTTCACCAAAATGAACTTCCCTTTCGAGCTATTTTTAAGCATCTTGATGGAGGCACCAAAAGCCCTAATCTTTTTAGTGGTCCAATTGGAAAACTTTGTGAAAATAACTATCAAGATCTCCCTCAAGTTGACTTCATAAAAATTAGTGGCCATCTAGATAACATACATTTTCATGAAAAGACATTAAAAGATTTGAGTTGTGATCAAAGACTTCTTCTAGAATATGTTCTTGGAGTTTCAAAGGGAAATGTTGATCATAAATATGCAAAGTGGAAAATTGGACCATTAAATCATTCAAGATGGTTAACTTTGGCAATTCGATTATTGTGTATTTGGACAAGAGGCACATATCTACCAGAAATGCAAGATAAGCTtcaacaaattataaaatttattgtgcAAGTGTATGCAGTTAGCtggtttgaaataaaattggATAATAAGTTTCACAATCAGCAGTTATACATTTTCAATATGATTAAAAGAATCAAAGAACAGTCTGAGGAAATCAAAACTATCGCATTAAAAAACTTGCAACACAATGCTTTTGCTTTGCTGCCTGAAAATCTATTGTACTCCATGATGAAATCAGATGAATATAAAGTCAGAGAAGCTGCGACcagaaaaattttaagtatcag aAATATGACGGTGCATACAACAAGATTAAACAAAATCACTGCAATAAATACTGATGCATATCATTGGTCGGATTTAGTAGACCTTTCTCAAACAGGTATTTGTGAACCAGCTCTCACTGAACACATTTTATCTCAGCATTTACAAGAATCATTGCTTAATGGAACGAAGTTTGAGTTACCGGTATTGCCTTCTCATACTCAGAGTGTTGAGAGAGCTGTGAAAATGACATCTGAAGCTTGCCATACAGTGTATGGAATAGAAGCAAGGCATAAACATatcattgcaaaaaaattaagtcgtCAAAAGAGACCTAATTTTTCTTCAAAGGGTTCATATTGTCAAAAGTATGATGACGTTGTGATCTAA